Proteins encoded by one window of Chondromyces crocatus:
- a CDS encoding type VI secretion system Vgr family protein produces the protein MTTPLFLCAGAPFSVTALSGVERLGHVSRFELDLLSPEPVEPDALLGQPAAIVLVGAFGQRPVHGIVTSFTALATAQDADSRRYRAIVESAFAVLRYRRQSRIFRKKTVPDIVTEVLQKAGLQGDAFRRHLLDPHAERDHTTQYAEDDAAFVRRLCEEEGLYFRFEARDGQDAFVLEDDSTSAPTAEDAVLALADGSQLLEDRPAAYDCVALRKRSPGKVTLRDYDPAKPALLLEGVATAGLAGEQGVEVYRAPGRFATPAEGSARARVLLEGLRAEALSYRFQTSSMALAPGLSTRLEATDDYAGTARPEEELLVVEVRSAWRQDVQEDRPASISVTAIPRGTRYRLPVVTPRPKISGIHPAIITGPSKVEIETDAAGHVHVRFPWDRTGPTDHQSSRPVRVLQPSLAGPMLIPRVGWEVAVGFEDGDPDRPFVLGRAYNAKQPPPFPLPANKTITALSTQSSPGGGRRNAVHFDDAAGRQHMVWDAGFAKKTTVGNDMKTQTVGFEVATVKGSQTRTVGSDETVSVKDALSLEVGSQSATVGGSQSISVGASGLTTVGSESVLIGGALVEQVGNPVTGVCEFAVAAAIEGSSAIPFVGPFLSPAADIGKSVYDGYRDNKEQGALLALARSGVSLGVGKLPGGDAIVAAADAAGLTPWSERALQAKGAAAAGGGGSGAAAQGASGVAIGPGHRKTIVDGVMFEGIGALCAMATPGSIKWTSLGASSISVGGSHSTKAVKISRTTGGISSDTAAAIHMKAAQVIGRTISGAANLSVAGALKSKAGGEHHIKAGGALTIQAGGSIELKGSNVVFQVGGSIVAVHGGGVTLKASKVVVNGKAVQSKKASTR, from the coding sequence ATGACCACTCCCCTCTTCCTTTGCGCCGGCGCCCCCTTTTCAGTCACTGCCCTTTCTGGCGTGGAGCGTCTCGGCCACGTCTCTCGGTTCGAGCTCGACCTCCTTTCCCCTGAGCCCGTTGAGCCCGACGCGCTCCTCGGCCAGCCCGCCGCCATCGTTCTCGTCGGCGCCTTCGGCCAGCGCCCGGTTCACGGCATCGTCACTTCATTTACTGCTCTGGCCACCGCTCAGGATGCCGATAGCCGCCGTTATCGTGCCATCGTCGAGTCCGCCTTTGCTGTCCTCCGTTACCGCAGGCAGAGCCGTATCTTCCGGAAGAAGACGGTGCCTGACATCGTCACTGAGGTCCTTCAGAAAGCCGGCCTTCAGGGGGACGCTTTCAGGAGACACCTCCTCGACCCGCACGCTGAGCGTGATCACACCACGCAGTACGCCGAAGATGATGCCGCCTTCGTCCGACGCCTCTGCGAGGAGGAGGGGCTCTATTTCCGGTTCGAGGCGCGGGACGGCCAGGATGCGTTCGTCCTGGAGGATGACTCCACCTCGGCTCCGACTGCCGAGGATGCGGTCCTCGCGCTCGCGGATGGGTCCCAGCTTCTGGAGGATCGTCCTGCTGCGTACGATTGTGTCGCGCTCCGCAAGCGGAGTCCGGGCAAGGTCACGCTGCGCGACTACGATCCTGCGAAGCCCGCCCTCCTGCTCGAAGGGGTGGCGACGGCCGGCCTTGCCGGCGAGCAGGGCGTCGAGGTCTATCGTGCTCCAGGGCGCTTCGCGACGCCTGCCGAGGGGAGTGCGCGGGCGCGTGTACTCCTGGAGGGTCTCCGGGCGGAAGCGCTGAGCTATCGCTTTCAGACCAGCTCCATGGCGCTCGCGCCCGGTCTCTCGACCCGGCTGGAGGCGACGGACGACTACGCTGGCACCGCGCGGCCCGAGGAGGAACTGCTCGTCGTCGAGGTTCGCTCGGCGTGGCGGCAGGACGTGCAGGAGGACCGGCCGGCGTCGATCAGCGTGACCGCCATTCCGCGTGGCACCCGCTATCGGCTCCCGGTGGTCACGCCGCGGCCGAAGATCTCCGGCATCCATCCGGCCATCATCACCGGGCCGTCGAAGGTGGAGATCGAGACCGATGCCGCAGGTCACGTCCACGTCCGCTTTCCCTGGGACCGCACGGGACCCACCGACCACCAGAGCAGCCGGCCAGTGCGCGTGCTCCAGCCGAGCCTCGCGGGGCCGATGCTCATCCCGCGGGTGGGGTGGGAGGTCGCGGTCGGCTTCGAGGACGGTGACCCTGACCGGCCCTTCGTGCTCGGGCGAGCGTACAACGCGAAGCAGCCGCCGCCATTCCCGCTGCCTGCGAACAAGACCATCACGGCGCTCTCGACGCAGAGTTCGCCGGGCGGGGGGCGCAGGAATGCGGTCCACTTCGATGACGCGGCGGGCAGGCAGCACATGGTCTGGGATGCTGGCTTCGCGAAGAAGACGACGGTCGGCAACGACATGAAGACCCAGACCGTCGGGTTCGAGGTCGCGACCGTGAAGGGGAGTCAGACACGGACCGTCGGCTCGGACGAGACGGTCTCGGTCAAGGATGCGTTGAGCTTGGAGGTCGGCTCGCAGTCGGCCACGGTGGGGGGGAGTCAGTCGATTTCGGTCGGGGCCTCGGGCTTGACCACCGTGGGGAGCGAGTCGGTGCTGATCGGGGGCGCGCTCGTCGAGCAGGTGGGTAACCCGGTCACCGGCGTGTGTGAGTTCGCCGTGGCGGCGGCAATCGAGGGCTCCTCAGCAATCCCGTTCGTGGGGCCGTTTCTGTCGCCTGCGGCTGATATCGGCAAGTCCGTGTACGATGGCTATCGCGACAACAAGGAGCAAGGCGCGCTCCTGGCGCTCGCGCGTTCAGGGGTGAGCCTCGGCGTCGGTAAGCTTCCGGGCGGAGACGCGATTGTTGCAGCCGCAGATGCTGCGGGGCTGACCCCATGGTCGGAGCGCGCTCTGCAGGCCAAGGGGGCCGCCGCAGCAGGGGGCGGGGGAAGCGGGGCTGCGGCCCAGGGGGCGAGCGGCGTCGCGATAGGGCCAGGGCATCGCAAGACGATCGTCGATGGGGTGATGTTCGAGGGCATCGGCGCTTTGTGCGCCATGGCCACGCCGGGCTCGATCAAATGGACCTCCCTCGGCGCGTCGAGCATCTCGGTGGGCGGGAGCCACAGCACCAAGGCGGTCAAGATCAGCCGGACGACGGGCGGCATCTCCTCGGATACGGCGGCGGCGATCCACATGAAGGCGGCCCAGGTGATCGGCCGGACGATCAGCGGTGCTGCGAACCTCAGCGTGGCCGGCGCGCTCAAGAGCAAGGCCGGCGGTGAGCACCACATCAAGGCGGGCGGGGCCCTCACGATCCAGGCGGGAGGATCGATCGAGCTGAAAGGGAGCAATGTCGTCTTTCAGGTCGGGGGCAGCATCGTCGCAGTGCATGGGGGGGGCGTGACGCTGAAGGCGAGCAAGGTGGTCGTGAACGGCAAGGCGGTTCAGTCGAAGAAGGCCTCCACCCGATGA
- a CDS encoding HEAT repeat domain-containing protein, translated as MSGEFIKSLLQDEDARNRVLVMDGLGECAEPEVLEHLLDVISRDPSEDVREAALRGLEGRATLDVLDTLLDEVRRQKRSRPPRQIVARLLGEHDDDRALDALVELVDDDDVYVQQPAIESLAHLNRPRLEALWVLIARSWEGTKWAELAQWALEDLRQRPERQDAASLALVEHRTSIALHDLAHEEPNVRRSAVRRLAFYRPSNLVDLLLGVLGDSNEHVRAVAISALANVGDERARMPIVNSMQHDPSDVVCAAAAQALASFPSKDVLRALKEAVAGRLSGSPHALASAALALGEYEDDEAVDGLVELSRNPSPIVRNTAADVLLSLNRSRQRSA; from the coding sequence ATGTCTGGTGAATTTATTAAATCGCTTCTGCAGGATGAAGACGCGAGGAACCGTGTGCTTGTGATGGATGGGCTGGGGGAATGCGCGGAGCCTGAGGTCCTCGAACACCTTCTTGATGTAATCTCTCGCGATCCTTCGGAGGATGTTCGCGAGGCCGCACTACGCGGACTCGAAGGACGGGCCACTCTGGACGTCCTCGACACTCTCTTGGACGAGGTCCGTCGCCAGAAGCGATCTCGTCCTCCACGGCAGATCGTCGCGCGTCTCCTGGGTGAGCATGATGATGACAGGGCGCTGGATGCTCTCGTCGAGCTCGTCGACGACGACGACGTTTATGTGCAACAGCCGGCAATCGAATCGCTGGCACACCTGAACCGGCCACGGCTTGAGGCGCTTTGGGTACTGATCGCACGAAGCTGGGAAGGGACGAAGTGGGCAGAGCTCGCGCAATGGGCGCTCGAAGACCTACGCCAGCGCCCGGAGAGGCAGGACGCCGCGTCCCTGGCGCTCGTGGAGCACCGAACGAGCATCGCGCTACACGATCTCGCTCATGAGGAACCCAACGTCCGTCGTAGCGCAGTTCGTCGCCTGGCCTTTTACCGACCGAGCAATCTTGTCGATCTGTTGCTGGGTGTACTAGGCGACAGCAATGAGCACGTTCGTGCGGTCGCCATCTCGGCCCTCGCCAATGTCGGCGATGAGCGGGCACGCATGCCCATCGTGAATAGCATGCAGCATGATCCCTCAGATGTCGTATGTGCTGCGGCCGCCCAGGCGCTTGCGTCTTTCCCTTCGAAGGATGTGCTTCGCGCGCTAAAGGAGGCCGTTGCGGGGCGGCTTTCTGGAAGCCCCCACGCTCTGGCTTCTGCGGCGCTCGCGCTGGGTGAGTACGAAGACGATGAGGCGGTCGACGGGTTGGTGGAACTCTCGCGAAATCCGTCACCGATTGTGAGAAACACCGCAGCAGACGTGCTGTTGAGCCTGAACCGATCAAGGCAGCGGAGCGCATGA
- a CDS encoding DUF6531 domain-containing protein, with protein sequence MGTTVGNKDIATKGSGHTAVSTPAASLNPPTPPAGPVPIPYVYTARTATAKKTKKQLKAGGKQVVVKGSVMKVDPPANQPSLPTGGDIVTRAVRKKAPVIQGSSRTKAGGKPVSATGDMVRMNVPTDMMPVAQVTVPLIKAFGGGGAGGKKGKGAKGDKKGKFALPPQCAKKCTKAGHPVDVATGYVVDEAVDLALPGLIPILWHRSYSSARAGQRGALGRGGWVHAHEQWIELREGGAMLRMGDGRVAHFAGAESEEPSFHRGERLSLRMDRHGGFSVYDHETRRTSEFLPAARGGRALLRAIRDPYEHAVLFQYEGERLVGITDTAGREIRLSSDDKGRLIRMEVWAAPPAAPAQGAPPAPSLATWFDYAYHPTGELAVATNALGHADRYEYDSHHRMVKTTLKNGVSFHYEYDGDTGACVRTWGDGGLHEVELFFDRESGVTTTSGTNEARRYTWNADGLVLREETLDGQFALVRAYDDDQLLLSEANAAGQTTHFAYDVRGNRTKVLDPAGNETVWEYEDDLPTKRVGADGLVTTYAHDGHGALKGVTYPTGLTTSFAHDREGRLTGIFGPEGLLVDYGHDAHHNVAWERTARGAATHYTHDALGRPVGRADALGRRTRVDYDRLGQPVTVQYPDGTSSCSTYDPLGNVARFTDALGQSTAMEYRGTGVLAGLVQADGLAWRFRYDSDERLVEIENPHAELYRFVYDRAGRVVEEHTFDGRRLEYRYSKAGNLSRVDSPDGTFREFVHDPLGRLVEDRSPDGDIVFERDRLGRLLQAVLTEAPGKVVNVFERDRFGRLVAERQNGREIRFAIDERGRRAARVLPGGETTRYRHDLLGALAAVEHDGHVVTIDRDPLGREIRKHLHASGVDIQSSYDAMDHLAGQRVSAPEPGGGAPRVLAERRWHHDPLGRVSQIDDARWGSTRYGYDAVGQLVQAARGDRSEVFEYDVTGSLQNILSELGQAGRGAPWELRAGNVLTRTQEARFENDACGRRTRKVPQVREADGLLVDGAEATGYVWDCRDRLREVKLPDGRRVLFTYDAFGRRVRKEVLPAARGDYPRMVRLALEQGKEALPKAEVTEFLWDGDVLAAEIQPGRRVEAPPDHRTAAQRAADEFAGRRGPSPDQPWTRVFVHVPGSFVPLLQAEQGAVFTYVNDHLGTPKELIDPEGRVAWSAAHSAWGQVVEVWRDPKATPRHGGVESPFRLLGQYEDGETGLCYTRFRYFDAALGRWLSPDPLNVLGGMNACAWDGAPTCRTDPFGLSTFTPNDVSVLISDSNPQFPLTKTNAETVLGSGPAGSTAQVGGPGKAGGDVTFTDTTGQVVGKCEVKCIAGGAQGSFNREVGHAAKKQASNVFVQVPSGSDAERMVRRFRGSRPDRGSQYKNVTIIIADPNGNELYNGPLGCP encoded by the coding sequence ATGGGTACGACCGTCGGCAACAAGGACATCGCCACCAAGGGGAGCGGTCACACCGCGGTCTCGACACCCGCGGCGAGCTTGAACCCGCCCACGCCACCGGCCGGTCCGGTGCCGATCCCGTACGTCTACACGGCGCGCACGGCCACGGCGAAGAAGACCAAGAAGCAGCTCAAGGCGGGCGGCAAGCAGGTCGTCGTCAAGGGCAGCGTCATGAAGGTCGACCCGCCCGCGAACCAGCCCTCCCTGCCCACGGGCGGCGACATCGTCACGCGCGCGGTGCGGAAGAAGGCGCCGGTGATCCAGGGCTCCAGCCGCACCAAGGCCGGAGGGAAGCCGGTCTCCGCGACCGGCGACATGGTCCGGATGAACGTGCCCACCGACATGATGCCCGTCGCGCAGGTGACGGTGCCGCTGATCAAGGCGTTCGGCGGGGGGGGCGCGGGTGGCAAGAAGGGGAAGGGGGCGAAGGGAGACAAGAAGGGCAAGTTCGCATTACCTCCGCAGTGCGCGAAGAAGTGTACGAAGGCGGGTCACCCGGTCGATGTGGCCACCGGCTACGTCGTCGATGAGGCGGTGGACCTCGCGCTGCCTGGGCTGATCCCGATCCTCTGGCACCGCAGCTACTCGTCGGCGCGCGCCGGGCAGCGGGGCGCACTCGGGCGTGGCGGCTGGGTCCATGCTCACGAGCAGTGGATCGAGCTTCGCGAGGGCGGGGCCATGCTGCGGATGGGGGACGGCCGCGTGGCGCACTTCGCAGGCGCGGAGAGCGAGGAGCCGAGCTTCCACCGGGGGGAGCGGCTCTCCCTGCGCATGGATCGCCACGGTGGCTTCTCCGTGTACGACCACGAGACGCGCCGCACGAGCGAGTTTCTCCCCGCCGCCCGGGGGGGCCGCGCGCTGCTCCGCGCGATCCGTGATCCGTACGAGCACGCCGTGCTGTTCCAGTACGAGGGCGAGCGCCTCGTCGGGATCACGGACACCGCTGGCCGGGAGATCCGCCTCTCCAGTGACGACAAGGGACGCCTGATCCGCATGGAGGTCTGGGCCGCGCCTCCCGCTGCGCCCGCTCAGGGGGCGCCGCCTGCGCCCTCGCTCGCAACCTGGTTCGACTATGCGTACCACCCCACGGGCGAGCTCGCGGTCGCCACCAATGCCCTCGGGCACGCGGATCGGTACGAGTACGACAGTCACCACCGGATGGTGAAGACCACCCTGAAGAACGGGGTGTCCTTCCATTACGAGTACGACGGCGATACGGGCGCTTGCGTCCGCACCTGGGGCGACGGTGGTCTGCACGAGGTCGAGCTGTTCTTCGATCGCGAGAGCGGTGTCACCACCACGAGCGGTACGAACGAGGCCCGTCGGTACACCTGGAACGCGGACGGCCTGGTCCTCCGCGAGGAGACGCTGGACGGCCAGTTCGCCCTCGTCAGAGCGTACGACGACGATCAGCTCCTGCTCTCCGAAGCGAACGCCGCAGGTCAGACCACGCACTTCGCGTACGACGTGCGGGGCAACCGCACGAAGGTCCTCGATCCGGCGGGCAACGAGACGGTCTGGGAATACGAGGACGACCTCCCCACGAAGCGCGTCGGGGCCGATGGGCTGGTGACGACCTACGCGCACGATGGCCACGGCGCGTTGAAGGGCGTCACCTACCCGACCGGGCTCACGACGTCGTTCGCCCATGATCGCGAGGGTCGGCTCACCGGGATCTTCGGGCCGGAGGGGCTGCTCGTCGACTACGGCCACGACGCGCACCACAACGTCGCGTGGGAGCGCACCGCGCGCGGTGCTGCGACGCATTACACGCACGACGCGCTCGGGCGCCCTGTGGGTCGCGCCGACGCGCTCGGCCGCAGGACCCGGGTCGACTACGATCGGCTGGGCCAGCCGGTCACCGTGCAGTATCCCGACGGCACCAGCTCTTGCTCCACCTACGATCCGCTGGGCAACGTCGCGCGCTTCACCGACGCGCTGGGGCAGAGCACGGCGATGGAGTACCGCGGCACGGGCGTGCTCGCCGGGCTCGTGCAGGCCGATGGGCTGGCGTGGCGGTTCCGCTACGACAGCGACGAGCGCCTCGTCGAGATCGAGAACCCGCACGCGGAGCTGTACCGCTTCGTCTACGACCGCGCAGGCCGCGTCGTCGAGGAGCACACGTTCGATGGGCGGCGGCTCGAGTACCGTTACAGCAAGGCGGGGAACCTCTCTCGCGTCGACTCCCCGGACGGGACGTTCCGGGAATTCGTTCACGATCCGCTGGGTCGTCTCGTCGAGGATCGGTCGCCGGATGGGGACATCGTCTTCGAGCGCGATCGGCTGGGCCGGCTGCTCCAGGCCGTCCTGACGGAGGCTCCTGGGAAGGTCGTCAACGTCTTCGAGCGGGACCGCTTCGGGCGGCTGGTGGCGGAGCGCCAGAACGGGCGGGAGATCCGTTTTGCGATCGATGAGCGCGGGCGTCGCGCGGCGCGTGTTCTGCCAGGAGGTGAGACCACGCGGTACCGTCATGATCTCCTCGGCGCGCTGGCCGCGGTGGAGCACGACGGTCACGTGGTGACGATCGATCGGGATCCGCTCGGGCGCGAGATCCGCAAGCACCTCCATGCGAGCGGCGTCGACATCCAGAGTTCCTACGATGCGATGGATCACCTGGCCGGTCAGCGCGTCAGCGCCCCGGAGCCAGGCGGCGGCGCGCCCAGGGTGCTCGCGGAGCGCCGCTGGCACCACGATCCGCTCGGGCGGGTCTCGCAGATCGACGATGCCCGCTGGGGGAGCACTCGGTATGGCTACGACGCCGTCGGTCAGCTCGTGCAGGCCGCGCGCGGCGACCGCAGCGAGGTGTTCGAGTACGACGTGACGGGCTCGCTGCAGAACATCCTGAGCGAGCTGGGGCAAGCGGGGCGTGGGGCGCCGTGGGAGCTGCGTGCGGGGAACGTGCTCACGCGCACGCAGGAGGCGCGCTTCGAGAACGACGCGTGCGGGCGTCGCACGCGGAAGGTTCCGCAGGTGCGGGAGGCCGACGGGCTTCTGGTCGATGGTGCGGAGGCGACGGGCTACGTCTGGGATTGCCGGGATCGTTTGCGCGAGGTGAAGCTGCCCGATGGTCGGCGGGTGTTGTTCACCTACGACGCGTTCGGGCGGCGGGTGCGCAAGGAGGTGCTGCCGGCGGCGCGGGGGGATTACCCGCGGATGGTGCGGCTGGCGCTGGAGCAGGGGAAGGAGGCGCTGCCGAAGGCGGAGGTGACGGAGTTCCTGTGGGACGGCGATGTGCTCGCGGCCGAGATCCAGCCAGGCCGTCGGGTGGAGGCGCCGCCCGATCACCGGACGGCAGCGCAGCGGGCTGCGGACGAGTTTGCGGGTCGGCGGGGGCCGTCACCCGACCAGCCGTGGACGCGGGTGTTCGTTCACGTGCCCGGGTCCTTCGTGCCGCTGCTGCAAGCGGAGCAGGGGGCCGTGTTCACGTACGTGAACGACCACCTGGGGACGCCGAAGGAGCTGATCGATCCCGAGGGGCGGGTGGCCTGGTCGGCGGCGCACTCGGCGTGGGGTCAGGTGGTGGAGGTGTGGCGCGATCCGAAGGCGACGCCACGCCACGGGGGGGTGGAGAGCCCGTTCCGGCTGCTGGGGCAGTACGAGGATGGGGAGACGGGGCTGTGTTACACGCGGTTCAGGTACTTCGATGCGGCGCTGGGGAGGTGGCTGAGCCCGGATCCGCTCAACGTCCTGGGGGGGATGAATGCATGCGCATGGGATGGCGCTCCCACCTGTAGGACCGATCCATTCGGGCTTAGCACCTTCACTCCAAACGATGTCAGCGTACTCATCTCCGACTCGAACCCGCAGTTCCCACTGACAAAAACGAATGCCGAGACAGTGCTTGGTTCGGGACCCGCTGGCAGCACGGCGCAAGTCGGTGGACCTGGCAAAGCAGGAGGCGACGTCACGTTCACAGATACGACGGGACAGGTCGTCGGGAAGTGCGAGGTGAAATGCATCGCGGGTGGCGCCCAGGGCTCGTTCAATAGGGAGGTCGGACATGCAGCCAAGAAGCAGGCGTCGAACGTGTTTGTCCAGGTGCCCTCGGGCTCTGATGCTGAGAGAATGGTCAGGCGGTTCAGGGGCTCACGACCCGATCGCGGATCGCAATACAAGAACGTGACGATTATAATCGCGGATCCCAACGGAAACGAGCTGTACAACGGGCCGCTCGGTTGCCCGTGA